One stretch of Malus domestica chromosome 14, GDT2T_hap1 DNA includes these proteins:
- the LOC103455653 gene encoding DNA-directed RNA polymerase II subunit 4-like, whose protein sequence is MLRAEDEDASELKLGDDFLKAKCLMNSEVAILLEHRCDQMKHMSGESMHQLPQVLEKSLQYVKRFSRFTNQGSVKQVREVLSRYQLAEFELAVIGNLCPETVEEAKAVVPSLKTKGRGHDDEAIERLLNDLMMIKKFE, encoded by the exons ATGCTAAGAGCAGAAGATGAGGACGCTTCAGAACTCAAACTTGGAGACG ATTTTTTGAAGGCGAAGTGTCTGATGAATAGTGAGGTTGCCATTCTTCTTGAGCACAGATGTGATCAGATGAAGCATATGTCCGGCGAATCAATGCACCAACTTCCCCA AGTGCTGGAGAAATCACTGCAGTATGTTAAGCGCTTCAGTCGCTTCACGAATCAGGGCTCTGTGAAGCAAGTTCGAGA AGTTCTCAGTAGATACCAGTTGGCTGAATTCGAG CTTGCTGTGATTGGAAATCTTTGTCCTGAAACTGTGGAGGAAGCCAAGGCAGTTGTGCCTTCCCTCAAG ACGAAAGGACGTGGGCACGATGATGAAGCCATTGAGAGACTGTTGAATGACCTAATGATGATTAAAAAGTTTGAGTGA
- the LOC103431260 gene encoding probable transcription factor KAN2 isoform X1, with amino-acid sequence MLHEEGLSSEAAAGGRSCLSLNPIPDLSLHISPPDTNTNSAPSSICTDRATPDHDSASCFNIWRRDTDEEDTNGGALTNKSHSDSCIRASYTSSSPVAADADTELSLANPSASEAESAWKKNYFGGGEVYHDEGKNTSISASSGNKIPLLERLNPIKGIPVYGTSSTNCSFPPTFSPNPVYQTAPYLSNSFRPAAPAGNCSGMGMGIGIGLGGFNGITMDSLSLGVGGVQPQQPQHQRQHYFPSYNLNPHYPQQHHCVGGGGNYNADLSSNGFIMRSRFTPPKLIGQNINKRNMRAPRMRWTTSLHARFVHAVELLGGHERATPKSVLELMDVKDLTLAHVKSHLQMYRTVKNTDKPLASSDGSGDDDLLSTTSHHHNSNSNGLLNQRGASNATLNLEHDHMEHHPSNNLWGNSSSFCLGNQNPRPSFSETKKYDLHL; translated from the exons ATGCTTCACGAAGAAGGGCTTTCATCAGAAGCAGCTGCAGGCGGCAGAAGCTGCTTATCTTTGAATCCGATTCCTGATCTTTCACTTCACATAAGCCCTCCAGACACAAACACAAATAGTGCTCCATCCTCCATTTGCACCGACCGAGCAACACCCGATCACGACTCCGCCAGCTGCTTCAACATATGGCGAAGAGACACCGACGAGGAAGATACCAACGGCGGCGCCCTAACCAACAAATCCCACAGCGACAGCTGTATTAGGGCCAGCTACACCAGTTCTTCCCCAGTAGCCGCTGATGCCGACACTGAGCTCTCCCTCGCCAATCCCTCGGCCTCAGAGGCCGAGAGCGCATGGAAGAAGAACTATTTCGGCGGCGGAGAAGTTTACCATGACGAAGGGAAGAATACTAGTATTAGTGCAAGTAGTGGCAATAAGATTCCGTTGCTGGAGAGACTCAACCCCATCAAAGGGATTCCTGTTTACGGTACTAGTAGTACTAATTGCTCGTTTCCTCCTACGTTTTCGCCTAATCCTGTGTACCAAACGGCGCCGTATCTGTCTAATTCCTTCAGACCGGCAGCACCTGCTGGGAATTGTAGTGGCATGGGCATGGGAATTGGAATAGGATTGGGAGGGTTTAACGGGATAACGATGGACAGTTTAAGCCTAGGAGTAGGAGGAGTGCAGCCACAACAGCCGCAGCATCAACGGCAACACTATTTTCCGTCCTATAATTTGAATCCTCATTACCCTCAGCAGCATCATTGTGTAGGGGGAGGTGGGAATTACAACGCCGACTTGTCGTCCAATGGTTTCATCATGAGATCTAGATTTACGCCTCCAAAGCTCATAGGGCAGAATATCAACAAGAGGAACATGAGAGCTCCCAGGATGCGATGGACTACTTCTCTTCACGCCCGTTTTGTTCATGCTGTCGAGCTCCTTGGTGGTCATGAAA GGGCTACTCCAAAGTCCGTGTTGGAGCTCATGGATGTGAAGGATCTCACACTTGCTCATGTTAAAAGCCATTTGCAG ATGTATAGAACCGTTAAGAACACTGACAAACCTCTAGCTTCCTCTG ATGGATCTGGGGATGACGATCTTTtgtctacaacaagccatcatcATAATTCAAATTCCAATGGTTTACTTAACCAAAGAGGAGCCTCAAATGCAACTTTAAACTTAGAGCACGATCATATGGAACACCACCCTTCTAACAATCTATGGGGCAACTCCTCCAG CTTTTGCTTGGGAAATCAGAATCCACGCCCTTCCTTTTCTGAAACTAAAAA GTATGATCTTCATTTGTGA
- the LOC103431260 gene encoding transcription repressor KAN1-like isoform X2 — MLHEEGLSSEAAAGGRSCLSLNPIPDLSLHISPPDTNTNSAPSSICTDRATPDHDSASCFNIWRRDTDEEDTNGGALTNKSHSDSCIRASYTSSSPVAADADTELSLANPSASEAESAWKKNYFGGGEVYHDEGKNTSISASSGNKIPLLERLNPIKGIPVYGTSSTNCSFPPTFSPNPVYQTAPYLSNSFRPAAPAGNCSGMGMGIGIGLGGFNGITMDSLSLGVGGVQPQQPQHQRQHYFPSYNLNPHYPQQHHCVGGGGNYNADLSSNGFIMRSRFTPPKLIGQNINKRNMRAPRMRWTTSLHARFVHAVELLGGHERATPKSVLELMDVKDLTLAHVKSHLQMYRTVKNTDKPLASSDGSGDDDLLSTTSHHHNSNSNGLLNQRGASNATLNLEHDHMEHHPSNNLWGNSSRYDLHL; from the exons ATGCTTCACGAAGAAGGGCTTTCATCAGAAGCAGCTGCAGGCGGCAGAAGCTGCTTATCTTTGAATCCGATTCCTGATCTTTCACTTCACATAAGCCCTCCAGACACAAACACAAATAGTGCTCCATCCTCCATTTGCACCGACCGAGCAACACCCGATCACGACTCCGCCAGCTGCTTCAACATATGGCGAAGAGACACCGACGAGGAAGATACCAACGGCGGCGCCCTAACCAACAAATCCCACAGCGACAGCTGTATTAGGGCCAGCTACACCAGTTCTTCCCCAGTAGCCGCTGATGCCGACACTGAGCTCTCCCTCGCCAATCCCTCGGCCTCAGAGGCCGAGAGCGCATGGAAGAAGAACTATTTCGGCGGCGGAGAAGTTTACCATGACGAAGGGAAGAATACTAGTATTAGTGCAAGTAGTGGCAATAAGATTCCGTTGCTGGAGAGACTCAACCCCATCAAAGGGATTCCTGTTTACGGTACTAGTAGTACTAATTGCTCGTTTCCTCCTACGTTTTCGCCTAATCCTGTGTACCAAACGGCGCCGTATCTGTCTAATTCCTTCAGACCGGCAGCACCTGCTGGGAATTGTAGTGGCATGGGCATGGGAATTGGAATAGGATTGGGAGGGTTTAACGGGATAACGATGGACAGTTTAAGCCTAGGAGTAGGAGGAGTGCAGCCACAACAGCCGCAGCATCAACGGCAACACTATTTTCCGTCCTATAATTTGAATCCTCATTACCCTCAGCAGCATCATTGTGTAGGGGGAGGTGGGAATTACAACGCCGACTTGTCGTCCAATGGTTTCATCATGAGATCTAGATTTACGCCTCCAAAGCTCATAGGGCAGAATATCAACAAGAGGAACATGAGAGCTCCCAGGATGCGATGGACTACTTCTCTTCACGCCCGTTTTGTTCATGCTGTCGAGCTCCTTGGTGGTCATGAAA GGGCTACTCCAAAGTCCGTGTTGGAGCTCATGGATGTGAAGGATCTCACACTTGCTCATGTTAAAAGCCATTTGCAG ATGTATAGAACCGTTAAGAACACTGACAAACCTCTAGCTTCCTCTG ATGGATCTGGGGATGACGATCTTTtgtctacaacaagccatcatcATAATTCAAATTCCAATGGTTTACTTAACCAAAGAGGAGCCTCAAATGCAACTTTAAACTTAGAGCACGATCATATGGAACACCACCCTTCTAACAATCTATGGGGCAACTCCTCCAG GTATGATCTTCATTTGTGA
- the LOC103431258 gene encoding uncharacterized protein: MICLGKAGIIDSRILFFHGEKKEPNNNLNRKQPIRPLIGVEELQFHFNSSSPPPPASSALFFQPTRPPPKKQQKMATERGSDLSSSSSLMLTSGASGRINALLSLRALRSLMMLINAFFLLLLLPFRGRKRAPSSSASSSAAAASPVLAEKSAKDERQPRGPVVRVPTTIVPWKSSSSLPVDPEVAARRALAKLRVVQDDDENSVRRYSLFATARGETLFTQSWTPVSVNIRGVVILMHGLNEHSGRYDYFAKQLNANGFKVYGMDWIGHGGSDGLHAYVPSLDYAVTDMKLFLEKVLAENPGLPCFCFGHSTGAAIVLKVMLDPKFESRIDGVVLTSPAVGVQPTHPIFVVIAPLLSFLLPRYQISAANKKGMPVSRDPAALVAKYSDPLVYTGSIRVRTGYEILRITSYLQQNLTKLRVPFFVLHGTADTVTDPEASQKLYDEASSTDKTIKLFDGLLHDLLFEPEREAITKGIIEWLNRRI, translated from the exons atgatcTGTTTGGGAAAGGCAGGGATTATAGATAGTAGAATTCTGTTTTTTCACGGGGAGAAGAAGGAGCCAAACAACAACCTCAACAGGAAACAACCAATCCGGCCGTTGATTGGAGTGGAGGAGCTCCAATTCCATTTCAACTCGTCATCTCCACCGCCGCCGGCGTCATCAGCATTGTTCTTTCAACCCACAAGACCACCGCCGAAGAAGCAGCAGAAAATGGCGACGGAGAGAGGCAGCGAtttgtcgtcgtcgtcgtcgttgaTGTTGACTTCTGGAGCGAGCGGCCGCATAAACGCCCTCCTCTCGCTGCGGGCGCTGCGGAGTCTGATGATGCTGATTAACGCCTTCTTCCTGCTCCTTCTGCTCCCATTTCGCGGCCGCAAGCGAGCGCCGTCGTCGTCCGCCTCGTCGTCTGCGGCGGCGGCTTCGCCGGTCTTGGCGGAGAAGTCGGCCAAGGACGAGAGGCAGCCTAGGGGGCCCGTGGTCCGGGTGCCAACAACGATTGTTCCGTGGAAGAGCAGCTCGTCGTTGCCGGTGGACCCGGAGGTGGCGGCGAGGAGAGCGTTAGCGAAGCTAAGAGTTGTACAAGATGATGATGAGAATTCGGTCCGGCGATATTCGCTCTTTGCGACTGCGAGAGGTGAAACTCTCTTCACGCAAAGTTGGACTCCCGTTTCCGTTAACATCAG GGGCGTAGTCATTCTTATGCATGGTCTGAACGAACACAG TGGAAGATACGATTACTTTGCAAAGCAACTGAATGCTAATGGATTTAAGGTTTACGGAATGGATTGGATTG GTCATGGTGGGAGTGATGGGCTTCATGCATATGTTCCTTCTCTCGATTATGCTGTTACTGATATG AAATTATTTCTCGAAAAGGTTTTAGCTGAAAATCCAGGCCTACCGTGTTTCTGTTTTGGGCATTCCACAGGTGCAGCCATTGTCCTTAAG GTAATGCTTGACCCAAAATTTGAGTCCCGCATAGACGGTGTAGTGCTcacatcaccagcagttggggTTCAGCCTACGCATCCAATATTTGTG GTAATTGCTCCATTGCTCTCATTTTTGCTGCCAAGATACCAAATCAGTGCAGCAAATAAGAAGGGCATGCCTGTTTCTCGTGACCCAGCGGCTCTAGTTGCCAAGTATTCGGACCCTCTAGTGTACACTGGATCCATCCGCGTAAGGACTGGTTATGAGATTCTCCGAATCACATCCTACTTGCAGCAGAACCTAACCAAATTGAGGGTCCCCTTCTTTGTTCTCCACGGCACAGCTGATACGGTTACTGACCCCGAGGCCTCCCAGAAACTGTACGATGAAGCCTCCTCAACTGACAAAACCATCAAACTGTTTGACGGGTTGTTACATGACCTTCTCTTTGAGCCAGAGCGAGAAGCCATTACGAAGGGCATCATTGAGTGGTTGAATCGTAGAATATGA
- the LOC103424617 gene encoding type IV inositol polyphosphate 5-phosphatase 9-like gives MADKIPRYGINNFMEDINTEDSMEMEATTERPNNNQANMISNSNIISTAQNTYQIFAGSWNVGGVSPPEYYLDIQGWLRPNNINPPANIYVLGFQEIVPLNVGNVVRSENRKVCEKWNSLIGAALNDKKNKITEDKEEEEEEGGDDEEDFRCIISRQMVGIFISVWVSSDLCQYIRHLSVSCVGCGIMGYLGNKGSVSVRFWLHETSFCFVCSHLASGGKKGDERRRNADVAEILSRTTFPAGPFTNFSTKILDYDRVIWLGDLNYRICLPDATTQYLVEKQKWNLLLEYDQLKVELMEGRVFEGWHEGLINFAPSYKYYPNSGLYFGCDQKRKYKRRAPAWCDRILWFGKGLEQKQYERVESRLSDHRPVRAIFMAETEVLRAPKGIHS, from the exons ATGGCAGATAAGATTCCGAGATATGGCATCAACAATTTCATGGAGGATATAAATACAGAAGACTCCATGGAGATGGAGGCTACTACGGAAAGACCAAATAATAACCAAGCAAATATGATCTCCAACTCCAACATAATTTCCACTGCTCAAAATACATACCA GATCTTCGCGGGTTCCTGGAATGTTGGAGGTGTTTCACCTCCAGAGTACTATTTGGACATACAAGGTTGGCTCCGACCTAATAATATTAACCCTCCAGCTAATATCTACGTCCTTGG GTTCCAAGAAATTGTACCACTGAATGTGGGAAATGTTGTGCGATCCGAAAACCGCAAAGTTTGTGAGAAATGGAATTCGTTGATCGGAGCTGCTCTTAACGATAAGAAGAATAAGATTacagaagacaaagaagaagaagaagaagaaggaggagacgATGAAGAAGATTTCCGATGCATCATTAGTAGGCAAATGGTTGGAATATTTATATCTGTTTGGGTTTCAAGTGATCTATGCCAATACATAAGACATCTCAGTGTCTCATGTGTTGGCTGTGGTATCATGGGTTACCTAGGGAACAAG GGTTCGGTGTCAGTGAGATTTTGGTTACATGAaacaagcttttgttttgtgtgtagCCATCTAGCTTCTGGTGGTAAGAAAGGAGATGAGAGACGAAGAAATGCAGACGTCGCTGAGATTTTGTCTCGAACAACCTTTCCTGCAGGACCTTTCACTAATTTCTCCACAAAAATTCTTGATTACGA TAGGGTAATTTGGCTTGGAGACCTAAACTACAGAATCTGCTTGCCTGATGCCACAACGCAATATCTTGTGGAGAAGCAAAAGTGGAACCTTTTGTTGGAATATGATCAG ctTAAGGTGGAGCTCATGGAAGGACGTGTATTCGAAGGTTGGCATGAAGGACTAATAAACTTTGCTCCAAGCTACAAATATTACCCAAATTCGGGGCTTTACTTTGGCTGTGATCAGAAGAGAAAATACAAAAGGCGTGCTCCGGCATG GTGTGATCGAATACTATGGTTCGGGAAGGGACTCGAGCAAAAGCAGTATGAAAGAGTCGAATCAAGATTATCAGACCATAGACCCGTCCGAGCGATTTTTATGGCAGAAACTGAGGTCTTGAGAGCTCCTAAAGGAATTCACAGCTGA
- the LOC103455655 gene encoding uncharacterized protein isoform X1 has translation MIGAPMETKGINANGESKAKPSRKEIIEKKKAMDALLKAASSEKDHLSAFPAFRRYQANGLSALLESGRGDKLSSTLKHYIQNLLKANMEGLYGSEWLVEEKVKRREMVAPEARYIFVREASNASASDMLTMSEQERTSASCEERGPMVGFVHFRFVIEEELPVLYVYELQLEPRVQGKGLGKFLMQLIELIARKNHMGAVVLTVQKSNSVAMNLYLNTSYQLYHHHKLIHCLLFVQIGIEKSYEILCKAFSNEAKAILEEPLEKVHLA, from the exons ATGATTGGAGCGCCAATGGAGACGAAGGGGATCAATGCTAACGGAGAAAGCAAGGCCAAGCCGAGCCGCAAAGAG ATAATCGAGAAGAAGAAGGCCATGGATGCACTGTTGAAAGCAGCTTCTTCCGAAAAAGACCATCTTTCTGCTTTCCCTGCCTTTCGCCGTTACCAAGCAAACG GCCTGTCTGCATTGTTGGAATCAGGACGAGGGGACAAGCTTTCGTCTACCCTAAAGCATTACATACAAAATCTTCTTAAG GCAAATATGGAGGGGCTTTATGGATCTGAGTGGCTGGTGGAGGAGAAGGTGAAGCGCAGGGAGATGGTTGCACCTGAAGCACGTTATATATTTGTACGCGAGGCTTCAAATGCAAGTGCTAGTGACATGTTAACAATGTCGGAGCAGGAAAGGACCTCAGCTAGTTGTGAGGAGAGGGGGCCCATGGTTGGGTTTGTACATTTTCGATTTGTCATAGAGGAAGAATTGCCTGTTCTTTATGTGTATGAATTGCAACTTGAGCCTCGCGTACAAGGGAAAGGTCTGGGGAAGTTCCTAATGCAACTAATTGAGCTAATTGCTCGCAAG AACCACATGGGCGCTGTCGTTCTAACTGTCCAAAAGTCAAACTCGGTAGCCATGAATTTATATTTAA ATACATCATATCAACTATATCACCATCACAAGTTGATCCATTG TCTATTGTTTGTGCAGATAGGGATTGAGAAGAGTTATGAAATTCTTTGCAAAGCGTTCAGTAATGAGGCTAAAGCTATCTTGGAG GAACCACTTGAGAAGGTTCATCTGGCTTAA
- the LOC103455655 gene encoding uncharacterized protein isoform X2 has protein sequence MIGAPMETKGINANGESKAKPSRKEIIEKKKAMDALLKAASSEKDHLSAFPAFRRYQANGLSALLESGRGDKLSSTLKHYIQNLLKANMEGLYGSEWLVEEKVKRREMVAPEARYIFVREASNASASDMLTMSEQERTSASCEERGPMVGFVHFRFVIEEELPVLYVYELQLEPRVQGKGLGKFLMQLIELIARKNHMGAVVLTVQKSNSVAMNLYLSKMRYIISTISPSQVDPLIGIEKSYEILCKAFSNEAKAILEEPLEKVHLA, from the exons ATGATTGGAGCGCCAATGGAGACGAAGGGGATCAATGCTAACGGAGAAAGCAAGGCCAAGCCGAGCCGCAAAGAG ATAATCGAGAAGAAGAAGGCCATGGATGCACTGTTGAAAGCAGCTTCTTCCGAAAAAGACCATCTTTCTGCTTTCCCTGCCTTTCGCCGTTACCAAGCAAACG GCCTGTCTGCATTGTTGGAATCAGGACGAGGGGACAAGCTTTCGTCTACCCTAAAGCATTACATACAAAATCTTCTTAAG GCAAATATGGAGGGGCTTTATGGATCTGAGTGGCTGGTGGAGGAGAAGGTGAAGCGCAGGGAGATGGTTGCACCTGAAGCACGTTATATATTTGTACGCGAGGCTTCAAATGCAAGTGCTAGTGACATGTTAACAATGTCGGAGCAGGAAAGGACCTCAGCTAGTTGTGAGGAGAGGGGGCCCATGGTTGGGTTTGTACATTTTCGATTTGTCATAGAGGAAGAATTGCCTGTTCTTTATGTGTATGAATTGCAACTTGAGCCTCGCGTACAAGGGAAAGGTCTGGGGAAGTTCCTAATGCAACTAATTGAGCTAATTGCTCGCAAG AACCACATGGGCGCTGTCGTTCTAACTGTCCAAAAGTCAAACTCGGTAGCCATGAATTTATATTTAAGTAAGATGAG ATACATCATATCAACTATATCACCATCACAAGTTGATCCATTG ATAGGGATTGAGAAGAGTTATGAAATTCTTTGCAAAGCGTTCAGTAATGAGGCTAAAGCTATCTTGGAG GAACCACTTGAGAAGGTTCATCTGGCTTAA